GGACAGTACAACAAGTTAACTCACACAGTAATATAAGTTCCCGAAGATTTTTAACATTAATCGCTGCCAACTGAATCAACTTCCAATAGATGGCTTCCACTCACAATGTACCATAAAGATGATAAACAAGTCTATAAActccaaaaacaagaacagtaAAGTATTAAACACATGATTTCCAGTGACAAGCAAAAGAAGAACCACgaatgtttcttttctttttttttttctttttcctttttttctctctatttacTCCTCAGGCTCCATAATTCCACTTAAAAGctatttaataaacttttttttttttttttttttttttttttttttttttttNNNNNNNNNNNNNNNNNNNNNNNNNNNNNNNNNNNNNNNNNNNNNNNNNNNNNNNNNNNNNNNNNNNNNNNNNNNNNNNNNNNNNNNNNNNNNNNNNNNNNNNNNNNNNNNNNNNNNNNNNNNNNNNNNNNNNNNNNNNNNNNNNNNNNNNNNNNNNNNNNNNNNNNNNNNNNNNNNNNNNNNNNNNNNNNNNNNNNNNNNNNNNNNNNNNNNNNNNNNNNNNNNNNNNNNNNNNNNNNNNNNNNNNNNNNNNNNNNNNNNNNNNNNNNNNNNNNNNNNNNNNNNNNNNNNNNNNNNNNNNNNNNNNNNNNNNNNNNNNNNNNNNNNNNNNNNNNNNNNNNNNNNNNNNNNNNNNNNNNNNNNNNNNNNNNNNNNNNNNNNNNNNNNNNNNNNNNNNNNNNNNNNNNNNNNNNNNNNNNNNNNNNNNNNNNNNNNNNNNNNNNNNNNNNNNNNNNNNNNNNNNNNNNNNNNNNNNNNNNNNNNNNNNNNNNNNNNNNNNNNNNNNNNNNNNNNNNNNNNNNNNNNNNNNNNNNNNNNNNNNNNNNNNNNNNNNNNNNNNNNNNNNNNNNNNNNNNNNNNNNNNNNNNNNNNNNNNNNNNNNNNNNNNNNNNNNNNNNNNNNNNNNNNNNNNNNNNNNNNNNNNNNNNNNNNNNNNNNNNNNNNNNNNNNNNNNNNNNNNNNNNNNNNNNNNNNNNNNNNNNNNNNNNNNNNNNNNNNNNNNNNNNNNNNNNNNNNNNNNNNNNNNNNNNNNNNNNNNNNNNNNNNNNNNNNNNNNNNNNNNNNNNNNNNNNNNNNNNNNNNNNNNNNNNNNNNNNNNNNNNNNNNNNNNNNNNNNNNNNNNNNNNNNNNNNNNNNNNNNNNNNNNNNNNNNNNNNNNNNNNNNNNNNNNNNNNNNNNNNNNNNNNNNNNNNNNNNNNNNNNNNNNNNNNNNNNNNNNNNNNNNNNNNNNNNNNNNNNNNNNNNNNNNNNNNNNNNNNNNNNNNNNNNNNNNNNNNNNNNNNNNNNNNNNNNNNNNNNNNNNNNNNNNNNNNNNNNNNNNNNNNNNNNNNNNNNNNNNNNNNNNNNNNNNNNNNNNNNNNNNNNNNNNNNNNNNNNNNNNNNNNNNNNNNNNNNNNNNNNNNNNNNNNNNNNNNNNNNNNNNNNNNNNNNNNNNNNNNNNNNNNNNNNNNNNNNNNNNNNNNNNNNNNNNNNNNNNNNNNNNNNNNNNNNNNNNNNNNNNNNNNNNNNNNNNNNNNNNNNNNNNNNNNNNNNNNNNNNNNNNNNNNNNNNNNNNNNNNNNNNNNNNNNNNNNNNNNNNNNNNNNNNNNNNNNNNNNNNNNNNNNNNNNNNNNNNNNNNNNNNNNNNNNNNNNNNNNNNNNNNNNNNNNNNNNNNNNNNNNNNNNNNNNNNNNNNNNNNNNNNNNNNNNNNNNNNNNNNNNNNNNNNNNNNNNNNNNNNNNNNNNNNNNNNNNNNNNNNNNNNNNNNNNNNNNNNNNNNNNNNNNNNNNNNNNNNNNNNNNNNNNNNNNNNNNNNNNNNNNNNNNNNNNNNNNNNNNNNNNNNNNNNNNNNNNNNNNNNNNNNNNNNNNNNNNNNNNNNNNNNNNNNNNNNNNNNNNNNNNNNNNNNNNNNNNNNNNNNNNNNNNNNNNNNNNNNNNNNNNNNNNNNNNNNNNNNNNNNNNNNNNNNNNNNNNNNNNNNNNNNNNNNNNNNNNNNNNNNNNNNNNNNNNNNNNNNNNNNNNNNNNNNNNNNNNNNNNNNNNNNNNNNNNNNNNNNNNNNNNNNNNNNNNNNNNNNNNNNNNNNNNNNNNNNNNNNNNNNNNNNNNNNNNNNNNNNNNNNNNNNNNNNNNNNNNNNNNNNNNNNNNNNNNNNNNNNNNNNNNNNNNNNNNNNNNNNNNNNNNNNNNNNNNNNNNNNNNNNNNNNNNNNNNNNNNNNNNNNNNNNNNNNNNNNNNNNNNNNNNNNNNNNNNNNNNNNNNNNNNNNNNNNNNNNNNNNNNNNNNNNNNNNNNNNNNNNNNNNNNNNNNNNNNNNNNNNNNNNNNNNNNNNNNNNNNNNNNNTGTGAATGACGTTTCAAGTTACGAGTAGATACGTCGAAATATTTCTCGATCTACAATAGTTATACTACAATGTAGTTGATCATTGCAGTCGAAATTTTGACTGACATCATGAAGATGGTAGATTTGAAGTACGCATCTTTCACTAATTTGTTGCTAGttatttgagtttgaattgGTATTGATATTGACGAGCCGAAATTTTGAAAGACCTACTTTGTATCCAATTTTTTCCACATCATCTCTAACTTGCTTTCTGTACTCAGCGAAAGTGAAGTGTCTATACGGTGAAGGTTGTCTGCAACTCCCAATTGGAGAATGATAAGAAGGGCAGAGGAAGTACGCTATCGAATATCTTTCCCGCATTGAATTAGTCACGACCCTGTGCTTCACACTTTTGTAAGTATCATTGCTCCACACCTGGAGATTAGCTTATCAGTTCATGATATTTTGCATAAAGTAAGAAGACTTATAGTTCGAAATTGAAAAGGGTTGAATTATTTGTCGAtcgataaatatattttaaaccaacgtctattttttattttggatgaTATAATTGCAGAAGCCGATGACCAACCAACTTGACTAAATCGAATTGGTATGGTTTTattataatacttttaaaattttaggtacATTGTCACGttacaataattgattttatgatttaaataatttattagggacaaaattgaacttttgaaattaaaaaggaatatATGCTTTggtgttttaaattttgttttaagggttgaaaatagaaaataaaacaaaaatagattaaattgaATCTAACCTCGTCAAACCACCTAGAccaatttacaaatttaacccTAGAGTCATAATCAAAACGAAGTAAAAGAGTTGCAGCGCGTACCTGTAGAAGATCTCCAATGTTGACAACAAGGGCTTCTGGATTGGGTTTTACAGCTACCCATTGCGATCCTTTCATCAG
This is a stretch of genomic DNA from Cucurbita pepo subsp. pepo cultivar mu-cu-16 unplaced genomic scaffold, ASM280686v2 Cp4.1_scaffold001926, whole genome shotgun sequence. It encodes these proteins:
- the LOC111786540 gene encoding gibberellin 2-beta-dioxygenase 8-like; the protein is MEELATAMSKLARSLAGVLVECLGHRKEIFDDICDESTCFLRLNHYPICPFPGEVSGLVPHTDSDFLTILHQDRSGGLQLMKGSQWVAVKPNPEALVVNIGDLLQVWSNDTYKSVKHRVVTNSMRERYSIAYFLCPSYHSPIGSCRQPSPYRHFTFAEYRKQVRDDVEKIGYKVGLSKFRLVNINTNSNSNN